One Methylomarinovum tepidoasis DNA window includes the following coding sequences:
- a CDS encoding two-component system sensor histidine kinase NtrB codes for MTDSAAYLQPCPHSAYRIETAPAWRLLRVFALYQLTAASLLPILFFTHRGPAHLGAYAPDLFSALAAVYAAATWFSLPLLWLRRPGYRWQAAGRLGLDLVVLPGVIYACGGLGSGFGILLAVSVAASGLLIGGRCALGYAALAALAVLGVEGYADWRGGFEASHYTYAAMLGIAYFAIAGLAVALAQRAEESTALAERRQVDLANLQRLNAFIVQHLQAGILVLDDQRRLRLTNQAALALLGLAQPPRDASGLPGLLSASLREWQARGDPEHQAVLTTDHGPLHLRASRLSLEGETLTLVFLEDDRLHQRRVQESKLTSLGRLTAGIAHEIRNPLGAIGHAAQLLEESPHLDPQDLRLVAIIRKHVRRVDETIDNVLQLSRRSAAKRQRLELCAWLQRFRTDFEEETRNRSVELELPDAEISALVDPGQLKQILSNLCSNALKYGGGAVRIRLTQEGRHPCIEVIDQGPGIATEHLSQIFEPFFTTSGSGTGLGLYIARELAQLNQARLEYDNGPQGSRFRILLTPINEVILAP; via the coding sequence ATGACCGACAGCGCCGCCTATCTGCAACCCTGCCCGCACTCGGCCTACCGGATCGAAACCGCGCCGGCCTGGCGGCTGTTGCGCGTGTTCGCCCTGTATCAGCTGACGGCCGCCTCCCTGCTGCCCATCCTCTTCTTCACCCATCGCGGCCCCGCCCATCTGGGTGCCTATGCCCCGGATCTGTTCAGCGCCTTGGCCGCCGTCTATGCCGCCGCCACCTGGTTCAGCCTGCCGCTGTTGTGGCTGCGCCGTCCCGGTTACCGCTGGCAGGCCGCCGGACGTCTGGGACTGGACCTGGTCGTGCTCCCCGGCGTCATCTATGCCTGCGGCGGGCTGGGAAGCGGCTTCGGCATCCTGCTGGCGGTGTCGGTGGCCGCATCAGGGCTGTTGATCGGCGGCCGCTGCGCCCTGGGTTATGCCGCCCTGGCCGCCCTGGCGGTGCTTGGAGTGGAAGGCTACGCCGACTGGCGCGGCGGTTTCGAGGCGAGCCACTACACCTATGCCGCCATGCTCGGTATCGCCTATTTCGCCATCGCCGGCCTGGCCGTCGCCCTGGCCCAGCGGGCCGAAGAGAGCACCGCCCTGGCCGAACGCCGGCAGGTGGACCTGGCCAATCTCCAGCGCCTCAACGCTTTCATCGTCCAGCACCTGCAAGCGGGGATTCTGGTTCTGGACGACCAGCGCCGCCTCCGCCTCACCAATCAGGCCGCCCTGGCGCTGCTGGGGCTGGCGCAGCCGCCCAGGGATGCCAGCGGGCTGCCCGGACTGCTCAGCGCCAGCCTGCGGGAATGGCAGGCCCGGGGCGACCCAGAACACCAGGCCGTGCTGACGACCGATCACGGCCCGCTGCATCTGCGGGCCAGCCGCCTGTCTCTGGAGGGGGAGACCCTGACCCTGGTCTTCCTGGAAGACGACCGCCTGCACCAGAGACGGGTCCAGGAAAGCAAGCTCACCTCCCTGGGCCGCCTCACCGCCGGCATCGCCCATGAAATCCGAAATCCCCTGGGCGCCATCGGCCACGCCGCCCAGCTCCTGGAGGAAAGCCCCCATCTGGATCCCCAGGATCTGCGCTTGGTGGCGATCATCCGCAAGCACGTCCGCCGCGTGGACGAAACCATCGACAATGTCCTGCAGCTCTCGCGGCGCAGCGCGGCCAAACGCCAGCGCCTGGAACTTTGCGCCTGGCTGCAACGCTTCCGCACCGACTTCGAAGAGGAAACCCGCAACCGATCCGTCGAGCTGGAGCTGCCCGATGCGGAGATCTCCGCCCTGGTCGATCCCGGCCAGCTCAAACAGATTCTGAGCAATCTGTGCAGCAACGCGCTCAAATACGGGGGCGGTGCGGTCCGGATACGCCTGACTCAGGAAGGCCGACATCCCTGCATCGAGGTGATCGACCAGGGCCCCGGCATCGCTACCGAACACCTGTCCCAGATCTTCGAACCCTTTTTCACCACCTCCGGCAGCGGCACCGGACTGGGTCTCTACATCGCCCGGGAACTGGCCCAACTCAACCAGGCCCGGCTGGAATACGACAACGGCCCCCAAGGCAGCCGCTTCCGCATTCTTCTCACCCCCATCAACGAGGTCATCCTGGCGCCATGA
- a CDS encoding sigma-54-dependent transcriptional regulator — MTQSTALVVDDEPDILELLELTLARMNVQARCAATLEEAKTWLERESFQLCLTDMRLPDGDGIDLVAYIQERFPDLPVAVITAHGNMEAAVRALKCGAFDFVSKPVDLQILRKLVGSAIQLTDAPKDRRSRDLLLGNSAPMRDIRGKIARLARTQAPVFIHGESGTGKELVARLIHAKSPRADKPFVAVNCGAIPAELMESEFFGHRKGSFSGAVADHLGLFQAADGGTLFLDEVADLPLHLQVKLLRAIQEKRVRPVGGHEEIAVDVRILSAIHKNLKALVDEGRFRQDLYYRINVIELTVPPLRQRREDIPLLADRILTHIAHVNGLPPLMLTERALEALCRYDFPGNVRELENILERAAALCEGEILDADDLHLPPPSAPVSGISPKDAPPLPEGPFSLEDYLGEIERRAILDALTQTRWNRSKAARRLGMTLRQLKYRLQKWGLDGGED, encoded by the coding sequence ATGACTCAATCCACCGCCCTTGTCGTCGACGACGAACCGGACATCCTCGAACTGCTGGAACTGACGCTCGCGCGCATGAACGTCCAGGCCCGCTGCGCCGCCACCTTGGAAGAGGCCAAGACCTGGCTCGAGCGGGAATCCTTCCAGCTCTGTCTCACCGACATGCGCCTGCCGGACGGCGACGGCATCGACCTGGTCGCCTACATCCAGGAACGCTTTCCCGACCTGCCGGTGGCGGTCATCACCGCCCACGGCAACATGGAGGCGGCAGTGCGGGCGCTGAAGTGCGGAGCCTTCGACTTCGTTTCCAAACCGGTGGACCTGCAAATCCTGCGCAAACTGGTGGGCAGCGCCATTCAGCTGACCGATGCCCCCAAAGACCGCCGCTCCCGCGACTTGCTGCTGGGGAATTCAGCGCCGATGCGCGACATCCGCGGCAAGATCGCCAGGCTGGCGCGCACCCAGGCGCCAGTGTTCATTCACGGCGAATCCGGCACCGGCAAGGAGCTGGTGGCAAGGCTGATACACGCCAAAAGCCCGCGGGCCGACAAGCCCTTCGTCGCCGTCAACTGCGGCGCCATTCCGGCGGAACTGATGGAAAGCGAGTTCTTCGGTCACAGGAAGGGAAGCTTTTCCGGCGCGGTCGCCGACCACCTAGGTCTGTTCCAGGCCGCCGACGGCGGCACCCTGTTTCTCGACGAGGTCGCAGATCTCCCCCTGCACCTGCAGGTCAAGCTGCTGCGGGCGATCCAGGAAAAGCGCGTCCGCCCGGTCGGCGGCCACGAGGAGATCGCCGTGGACGTACGCATCCTCTCGGCCATCCATAAGAATTTGAAGGCCCTGGTGGACGAGGGCCGCTTCCGCCAGGACCTGTATTACCGCATCAACGTCATCGAACTGACCGTCCCACCCCTGCGTCAGCGCCGCGAGGACATTCCCCTGCTGGCCGACCGCATCCTCACCCACATCGCCCACGTCAACGGCCTGCCTCCCCTGATGCTGACCGAGCGCGCTCTTGAGGCGCTGTGCCGTTACGATTTCCCGGGCAACGTCCGCGAACTGGAGAACATCCTGGAACGGGCCGCCGCCCTGTGCGAGGGGGAAATCCTCGACGCCGACGATCTGCACCTCCCGCCCCCCTCGGCCCCCGTCTCCGGCATCTCCCCGAAGGACGCCCCCCCCCTGCCCGAGGGCCCCTTCTCGCTGGAGGACTATCTGGGGGAAATCGAGCGACGCGCCATCCTCGACGCTCTGACGCAGACCCGCTGGAACCGTTCCAAGGCTGCCCGCCGTCTGGGGATGACGCTGCGGCAACTCAAATACCGGTTGCAGAAATGGGGACTCGACGGCGGGGAGGACTGA
- a CDS encoding ComEA family DNA-binding protein: MRRIIPSVMLSATLLLASPFALAVNINKADAAAIAEELKGVGKTKAEAIVKERQKNGPFKNGEDLAARVKGIGPATVAKNKDRLQF; encoded by the coding sequence ATGCGTCGAATCATCCCGTCCGTTATGCTCTCGGCCACGCTGCTGCTCGCCAGCCCCTTTGCGCTGGCGGTCAACATCAACAAGGCCGATGCCGCCGCCATCGCCGAGGAACTCAAAGGGGTCGGCAAAACCAAAGCGGAAGCGATCGTCAAGGAGCGGCAAAAGAACGGGCCGTTCAAGAACGGCGAGGATCTCGCAGCCCGGGTCAAGGGGATCGGACCTGCGACCGTGGCGAAGAACAAGGACAGGCTGCAGTTCTAA
- a CDS encoding integration host factor subunit alpha, whose amino-acid sequence MTLTKADIVEKLFEDIGLHRKEAKALVDLFFEELKRTLEAGTPVKLSGFGNFDLRDKNERPGRNPKTGEEIPVSARRVVTFKAGQKLKSRIASYSHRVAAAQQVEDEDF is encoded by the coding sequence ATGACCCTGACCAAAGCCGACATCGTCGAGAAACTGTTCGAGGATATCGGATTGCACCGCAAGGAAGCCAAGGCGCTGGTGGACCTGTTCTTCGAGGAGCTCAAGCGGACCCTGGAGGCGGGGACGCCGGTGAAACTGTCAGGATTCGGCAACTTCGACCTGCGGGACAAGAACGAACGGCCCGGACGCAATCCCAAGACGGGGGAGGAAATTCCCGTCAGCGCCCGGCGGGTGGTGACCTTCAAGGCCGGTCAAAAACTCAAAAGCCGGATCGCATCCTATTCGCACCGGGTTGCCGCCGCGCAACAGGTTGAGGATGAGGACTTCTGA